In the genome of Drosophila pseudoobscura strain MV-25-SWS-2005 chromosome 3, UCI_Dpse_MV25, whole genome shotgun sequence, one region contains:
- the Dp1 gene encoding vigilin isoform X2, with product MKLVKEIQESSHIIEVPIFKQFHKFVIGKGGANIKKIRDETQTKIDLPAEGDTNEVIVITGKKENVLEAKERIQKIQNELSDIVSEEVQIPPKYYNSIIGTGGKLISSIMEECGGVSIKFPNSDSKSDKVTIRGPKDDVEKAKGQLLELANERQLASFTAEVRAKQQHHKFLIGKNGASIRKIRDATGARIIFPSNEDTDKEVITIIGKEDSVKKAKEQLEAIIKECDEVTEGEVAVDPKHHKYFVAKRGLILHRIAEENGGVMISFPRAGTNSDKVTLKGAKDCIEAAKQRIEEIVADLEAQTTIEVIIPQRQHRTIMGARGFKVQQVTSEFDVQIKFPDRDATDPVEGLTNGGLNGEGQEGEAAEQSSGAVDGAEPVRQCDVIRITGRIDKCEAAKQALLDLIPIEEELSVPFDLHRTIIGPRGANVRQFMSKHDVHVELPPSELKSDIIKVSGTPAHVAEAKEALEKMIEDFEADRADRELRSFVLQLDVDQEYHSKLIGRHGAVINKLRADHDVNISLPKRDDPNQRIISITGYQAKAEAARDAILEIVGDLQTLHREVIEIDTRVHSHIIGQRGRTIRKIIEDYKVDIKFPSSDDAQNNPNAVTIIGKEEDVENAKDVLLSMAEDYERDYLENLPPSPQPQTVGAFLTGTGGNASSGSGGAGGGAGAGANENGFIIKDAPWEKQKQQAKNLTAPNTQSQEDFPNFAAGGAPVASTPITSVWGPKN from the exons ATGAAGCTGGTTAAGGAAATCCAGGAGTCGTCGCATATCATCGAAGTGCCCATCTTCAAGCAATTCCACAAGTTCGTCATCGGCAAGGGCGGGGCcaacatcaagaagattcgcGACGAGACCCAAACGAAAATCGACCTGCCCGCCGAGGGGGACACCAACGAGGTGATAGTCATCACTGGCAAGAAGGAGAACGTCTTGGAGGCTAAGGAGCGCATCCAGAAGATCCAGAACGAGCTCTCCGACATTGTCAGCGAGGAGGTGCAGATCCCGCCCAAGTACTACAACTCCATCATCGGCACCGGCGGCAAGCTCATCTCCTCCATCATGGAGGAGTGCGGCGGCGTGTCCATCAAGTTCCCCAACAGCGACTCCAAGAGCGACAAGGTCACCATTCGCGGGCCCAAGGACGACGTGGAGAAGGCCAAGGGTCAGCTGCTGGAGCTAGCCAACGAGCGGCAGCTGGCATCATTCACCGCCGAGGTGCgggccaagcagcagcaccacaagTTCTTGATTGGCAAGAATGGGGCTTCCATTCGCAAGATCCGCGATGCCACGGGAGCACGCATTATCTTCCCGTCGAACGAGGACACCGACAAGGAGGTGATCACCATCATTGGCAAGGAGGACAGTGTCAAGAAGGCcaaggagcagctggaggcaATCATCAAGGAGTGCGACGAGGTCACTGAGGGCGAGGTGGCCGTCGATCCCAAGCACCACAAGTACTTTGTGGCCAAGCGGGGACTCATCCTGCACCGCATCGCGGAAGAAAACGGAGGTGTGATGATCTCCTTCCCCCGCGCCGGCACCAACTCTGACAAAGTGACGCTCAAGGGTGCCAAGGACTGCATCGAGGCGGCCAAGCAGCGGATCGAGGAGATCGTAGCCGATCTCGAGGCCCAGACCACCATTGAGGTGATCATCCCGCAGCGCCAGCATCGCACGATTATGGGTGCACGTGGCTTCAAGGTGCAGCAGGTGACATCCGAGTTTGATGTCCAAATAAAGTTCCCCGATCGGGATGCCACCGATCCAGTGGAGGGTCTCACCAATGGCGGACTGAACGGAGAGGGCCAGGAAGGTGAGGCAGCCGAGCAGTCGAGTGGCGCTGTGGATGGAGCAGAGCCGGTGCGGCAGTGTGATGTCATCCGCATCACCGGACGCATTGACAAGTGCGAAGCCGCCAAGCAGGCGCTGCTCGACCTCATTCCCATCGAGGAAGAGCTGAGTGTTCCTTTCGACCTGCACCGCACCATCATTGGGCCACGCGGCGCCAATGTCCGGCAGTTTATGTCCAAGCACGATGTGCATGTCGAGCTGCCGCCCAGCGAACTCAAGTCGGACATCATCAAGGTGTCGGGCACGCCGGCCCATGTGGCTGAGGCCAAGGAGGCGCTGGAAAAGATGATCGAGGACTTCGAGGCTGATCGGGCCGACCGCGAGCTGCGCTCGTTCGTCCTTCAGCTGGACGTGGACCAGGAGTATCACTCAAAGCTCATTGGTCGCCATGGTGCCGTCATCAACAAGCTGCGTGCTGACCACGACGTCAACATCTCGCTTCCCAAGCGGGACGATCCCAATCAACGCATCATTTCCATCACCGGCTACCAGGCCAAGGCGGAGGCAGCTCGCGATGCCATTCTGGAAATCGTCGGCGATCTCCAAACCCTTCACCGCGAGGTTATCGAAATCGACACGCGCGTCCACTCGCACATCATTGGCCAGCGTGGACGCACTATTCGAAAAATCATTGAAGATTACAAG GTGGATATCAAATTCCCATCCTCCGATGATGCTCAAAACAATCCCAATGCCGTGACCATCATTGGCAAGGAGGAAGATGTGGAGAACGCCAAGGATGTGCTCCTCAGTATGGCCGAGGACTACGAGCGCGACTACTTGGAGAACTTGCCGCCCTCGCCCCAGCCGCAGACAGTGGGAGCCTTCCTCACTGGGACCGGTGGCAACGCGAGCTCGGGATCTGGTGGGGCCGGTGGCGgggccggtgccggtgccaaCGAGAACGGGTTCATCATCAAGGATGCGCCGTGggagaagcaaaagcaacaagccAAGAATCTAACTGCGCCCAACACTCAGTCGCAGGAGGATTTCCCCAACTTTGCTGCCGGCGGGGCTCCAGTCGCGAGCACGCCCATCACCTCCGTGTGGGGCCCCAAGAACTAA
- the Dp1 gene encoding vigilin isoform X1, protein MQAAAAVMEESNATSIEQQPIALINGQEQVSNEQQPSSPTSVATPTSTNSGGTGNATPAFSYDDLFPALPANTSAPALSGPSSSSLARVTSSQKTQVLHVPCDERKSTESDKFGEGESKRICQQITKETGAQIEIVSGKNQSLTFLIKGKQSELLDARRKILMSFSTQASRQVTVPREHYRVILGKGGQRLRDLERLTSTRINIPSQGDESEFITIAGTKEGIEKAEQEIRQLSAEQYKKSSDRTTIPKIYHPFIVGPYSENLNKLQEETGAKINVPPQQVQKDEIIISGEKDAVAAAKAKVEAIYKEMEKKCSTVSVEVAKPQHRYVIGPKGSTIAEILQLTGVSVEMPPNDSTLETITLRGPQVALGNALTVVYQKANSVKSVEINAPHWIHKYVIGRKGANMKQLEEDCPNVNVNCLEDKIKLEGDPENVDKAISYLTEIIRNYEENFTYEVMTVNPSYYKHIIGKAGSNVNRLKDELKVNINIEEREGQNNIRIEGPKEGVRLAQLELQEKIDKLENEKSKDVIIDRRLHRSIIGAKGEKIREVKDRYRQVTITIPTPQENTDIVKLRGPKEDVDKCHKDLMKLVKEIQESSHIIEVPIFKQFHKFVIGKGGANIKKIRDETQTKIDLPAEGDTNEVIVITGKKENVLEAKERIQKIQNELSDIVSEEVQIPPKYYNSIIGTGGKLISSIMEECGGVSIKFPNSDSKSDKVTIRGPKDDVEKAKGQLLELANERQLASFTAEVRAKQQHHKFLIGKNGASIRKIRDATGARIIFPSNEDTDKEVITIIGKEDSVKKAKEQLEAIIKECDEVTEGEVAVDPKHHKYFVAKRGLILHRIAEENGGVMISFPRAGTNSDKVTLKGAKDCIEAAKQRIEEIVADLEAQTTIEVIIPQRQHRTIMGARGFKVQQVTSEFDVQIKFPDRDATDPVEGLTNGGLNGEGQEGEAAEQSSGAVDGAEPVRQCDVIRITGRIDKCEAAKQALLDLIPIEEELSVPFDLHRTIIGPRGANVRQFMSKHDVHVELPPSELKSDIIKVSGTPAHVAEAKEALEKMIEDFEADRADRELRSFVLQLDVDQEYHSKLIGRHGAVINKLRADHDVNISLPKRDDPNQRIISITGYQAKAEAARDAILEIVGDLQTLHREVIEIDTRVHSHIIGQRGRTIRKIIEDYKVDIKFPSSDDAQNNPNAVTIIGKEEDVENAKDVLLSMAEDYERDYLENLPPSPQPQTVGAFLTGTGGNASSGSGGAGGGAGAGANENGFIIKDAPWEKQKQQAKNLTAPNTQSQEDFPNFAAGGAPVASTPITSVWGPKN, encoded by the exons atgcaagcagcagcagcagtgatGGAGGAATCCAACG CAACCAGCATTGAGCAACAACCGATCGCCCTCATCAACGGCCAAGAGCAGGTGTCCAACGAGCAGCAACCATCATCGCCCACTTCAGTGGCAACGCccaccagcaccaacagcgGAGGCACTGGCAATGCCACGCCCGCCTTTAGCTACGACGACCTATTCCCGGCCCTGCCGGCCAATACCTCGGCGCCTGCGCTGTCCGGCCCATCCAGCTCGTCGCTAGCCCGAGTGACAAGCTCGCAGAAGACGCAG GTGCTGCACGTGCCCTGCGATGAGCGAAAGTCGACGGAGTCGGATAAGTTTGGCGAGGGCGAATCGAAGCGGATTTGCCAGCAAATCACCAAGGAGACCGGCGCCCAGATTGAGATCGTCAGCGGCAAGAACCAGTCGCTCACCTTCCTTATCAAGGGCAAGCAGAGCGAGCTGTTGGACGCCCGGCGCAAGATTCTGATGAGTTTCTCAACGCAGGCCAGCCGCCAGGTTACCGTGCCCCGTGAGCACTACCGCGTGATCCTGGGCAAGGGTGGCCAGCGGCTGCGGGATCTGGAGCGCCTCACTTCGACGCGCATCAATATCCCGAGCCAGGGCGACGAGAGCGAGTTCATCACCATTGCCGGCACGAAGGAGGGCATCGAGAAAGCGGAGCAGGAAATCCGCCAGCTGTCCGCGGAGCAGTACAAGAAGTCGTCGGACCGCACCACGATTCCCAAAATCTACCATCCGTTCATTGTGGGTCCCTACAGCGAGAACTTGAATAAGCTGCAGGAGGAGACGGGCGCCAAGATCAACGTGCCGCCGCAGCAGGTGCAGAAGGACGAGATCATCATCTCGGGCGAGAAGGATGCCGTTGCCGCGGCCAAGGCAAAGGTCGAGGCCATCTACAAGGAGATGGAGAAGAAGTGCTCGACGGTGAGCGTTGAGGTGGCCAAGCCACAGCATCGCTATGTCATCGGTCCCAAGGGCTCAACCATTGCCGAGATCCTTCAGCTCACCGGAGTCTCCGTCGAGATGCCGCCGAACGATTCCACCCTGGAGACGATTACGCTGCGCGGCCCCCAGGTCGCCCTCGGCAATGCCCTCACTGTTGTCTACCAGAAGGCCAACTCGGTGAAGTCTGTGGAGATCAATGCGCCGCACTGGATCCACAAGTACGTGATCGGCCGCAAGGGAGCCAACATGAAGCAGCTCGAGGAGGACTGTCCCAACGTGAACGTGAACTGCCTCGAGGACAAGATAAAGCTCGAGGGCGACCCGGAGAACGTGGACAAGGCCATCTCCTACTTGACCGAGATCATACGCAACTACGAGGAGAACTTCACCTACGAGGTGATGACTGTGAATCCCTCGTACTACAAGCATATTATCGGCAAGGCCGGATCGAATGTCAACCGTCTCAAGGACGAGCTGAAGGTGAACATCAACATCGAGGAGCGCGAGGGCCAGAACAACATCCGCATCGAGGGCCCCAAGGAGGGCGTGAGGCTGGCGCAGCTTGAATTACAAGAAAAAATCGACAAACTGGAAAACGAAAAGTCAAAGGATGTGATCATCGATCGCCGCCTGCACCGCTCCATCATTGGGGCCAAGGGCGAGAAGATCCGCGAGGTGAAGGACCGCTATCGGCAGGTGACCATCACGATACCCACGCCCCAGGAGAACACGGACATTGTGAAGCTGCGCGGCCCCAAGGAGGATGTGGACAAGTGCCACAAGGATCTCATGAAGCTGGTTAAGGAAATCCAGGAGTCGTCGCATATCATCGAAGTGCCCATCTTCAAGCAATTCCACAAGTTCGTCATCGGCAAGGGCGGGGCcaacatcaagaagattcgcGACGAGACCCAAACGAAAATCGACCTGCCCGCCGAGGGGGACACCAACGAGGTGATAGTCATCACTGGCAAGAAGGAGAACGTCTTGGAGGCTAAGGAGCGCATCCAGAAGATCCAGAACGAGCTCTCCGACATTGTCAGCGAGGAGGTGCAGATCCCGCCCAAGTACTACAACTCCATCATCGGCACCGGCGGCAAGCTCATCTCCTCCATCATGGAGGAGTGCGGCGGCGTGTCCATCAAGTTCCCCAACAGCGACTCCAAGAGCGACAAGGTCACCATTCGCGGGCCCAAGGACGACGTGGAGAAGGCCAAGGGTCAGCTGCTGGAGCTAGCCAACGAGCGGCAGCTGGCATCATTCACCGCCGAGGTGCgggccaagcagcagcaccacaagTTCTTGATTGGCAAGAATGGGGCTTCCATTCGCAAGATCCGCGATGCCACGGGAGCACGCATTATCTTCCCGTCGAACGAGGACACCGACAAGGAGGTGATCACCATCATTGGCAAGGAGGACAGTGTCAAGAAGGCcaaggagcagctggaggcaATCATCAAGGAGTGCGACGAGGTCACTGAGGGCGAGGTGGCCGTCGATCCCAAGCACCACAAGTACTTTGTGGCCAAGCGGGGACTCATCCTGCACCGCATCGCGGAAGAAAACGGAGGTGTGATGATCTCCTTCCCCCGCGCCGGCACCAACTCTGACAAAGTGACGCTCAAGGGTGCCAAGGACTGCATCGAGGCGGCCAAGCAGCGGATCGAGGAGATCGTAGCCGATCTCGAGGCCCAGACCACCATTGAGGTGATCATCCCGCAGCGCCAGCATCGCACGATTATGGGTGCACGTGGCTTCAAGGTGCAGCAGGTGACATCCGAGTTTGATGTCCAAATAAAGTTCCCCGATCGGGATGCCACCGATCCAGTGGAGGGTCTCACCAATGGCGGACTGAACGGAGAGGGCCAGGAAGGTGAGGCAGCCGAGCAGTCGAGTGGCGCTGTGGATGGAGCAGAGCCGGTGCGGCAGTGTGATGTCATCCGCATCACCGGACGCATTGACAAGTGCGAAGCCGCCAAGCAGGCGCTGCTCGACCTCATTCCCATCGAGGAAGAGCTGAGTGTTCCTTTCGACCTGCACCGCACCATCATTGGGCCACGCGGCGCCAATGTCCGGCAGTTTATGTCCAAGCACGATGTGCATGTCGAGCTGCCGCCCAGCGAACTCAAGTCGGACATCATCAAGGTGTCGGGCACGCCGGCCCATGTGGCTGAGGCCAAGGAGGCGCTGGAAAAGATGATCGAGGACTTCGAGGCTGATCGGGCCGACCGCGAGCTGCGCTCGTTCGTCCTTCAGCTGGACGTGGACCAGGAGTATCACTCAAAGCTCATTGGTCGCCATGGTGCCGTCATCAACAAGCTGCGTGCTGACCACGACGTCAACATCTCGCTTCCCAAGCGGGACGATCCCAATCAACGCATCATTTCCATCACCGGCTACCAGGCCAAGGCGGAGGCAGCTCGCGATGCCATTCTGGAAATCGTCGGCGATCTCCAAACCCTTCACCGCGAGGTTATCGAAATCGACACGCGCGTCCACTCGCACATCATTGGCCAGCGTGGACGCACTATTCGAAAAATCATTGAAGATTACAAG GTGGATATCAAATTCCCATCCTCCGATGATGCTCAAAACAATCCCAATGCCGTGACCATCATTGGCAAGGAGGAAGATGTGGAGAACGCCAAGGATGTGCTCCTCAGTATGGCCGAGGACTACGAGCGCGACTACTTGGAGAACTTGCCGCCCTCGCCCCAGCCGCAGACAGTGGGAGCCTTCCTCACTGGGACCGGTGGCAACGCGAGCTCGGGATCTGGTGGGGCCGGTGGCGgggccggtgccggtgccaaCGAGAACGGGTTCATCATCAAGGATGCGCCGTGggagaagcaaaagcaacaagccAAGAATCTAACTGCGCCCAACACTCAGTCGCAGGAGGATTTCCCCAACTTTGCTGCCGGCGGGGCTCCAGTCGCGAGCACGCCCATCACCTCCGTGTGGGGCCCCAAGAACTAA